A window of the Ipomoea triloba cultivar NCNSP0323 chromosome 14, ASM357664v1 genome harbors these coding sequences:
- the LOC116003624 gene encoding protein UPSTREAM OF FLC, producing the protein MAATSRSARTTTMELYTSKRWKHTAAENSPERTRVWTEPPNAKPKSERKVAVVYYLSRNGQLEHPHFMEVPLSSPEGLYLRDVINRLNFLRGIGLASLYSWSAKRSYKNGFVWHDLSENDFIYPAHGQEYVLKGSELMDGALISPSEELGFSSSVPLLPDVRKSGEYPVTARRRNQSWSSSDFHEYRVYKAESTGESSGRAADASTQTDDKRRRRRPGRVVEEEEEGKEGKTQTPVRSQSTELSRGEISPPPSDSSPETLETLMKADGRLVLRSEPAGEDPITAATKGKPKSPSVLLQLLSCGSISFRDCGAGHGKDHGFSLISHYKARLPRAAAGGGNHVDKDAENAMVEFPVKLKLEDKEYFSGSLIETKKEEFPGLKRSSSYNAERSSKLELTQQEIDGVRAKCIPRKPKTQVDTSQHGSKRMAPQS; encoded by the exons ATGGCGGCAACGTCGAGATCCGCGAGGACGACGACTATGGAGCTTTACACGTCGAAGAGATGGAAGCATACGGCGGCGGAGAATAGTCCGGAGCGGACCAGAGTATGGACGGAGCCGCCCAACGCGAAGCCCAAATCGGAACGGAAAGTCGCCGTGGTTTACTACCTCTCCCGGAATGGGCAGCTGGAACACCCTCATTTCATGGAGGTCCCTCTCTCCTCGCCGGAAGGGCTCTATCTCAGAG ATGTGATCAACCGTTTGAATTTCCTCCGGGGAATAGGCTTGGCTTCTCTTTATTCCTGGTCTGCAAAAAG GAGCTACAAGAATGGATTTGTGTGGCACGATTTGTCGgagaatgattttatttatccGGCGCATGGGCAAGAGTATGTTCTCAAGGGATCGGAGCTGATGGATGGGGCACTGATTTCTCCGTCGGAAGAATTGGGGTTTTCCAGTTCGGTGCCGCTCTTGCCGGACGTTCGGAAATCCGGCGAGTATCCGGTGACGGCGCGGAGGAGGAACCAGTCGTGGAGCTCGTCTGATTTCCACGAGTACAGAGTGTATAAGGCGGAGTCCACCGGAGAATCTTCCGGCCGAGCCGCCGACGCTTCGACTCAAACGGACGATAAACGACGTCGTAGGAGACCGGGTCGGGTcgtggaggaggaagaagagggCAAAGAAGGGAAAACTCAAACTCCGGTCCGGAGCCAGAGCACGGAGCTGAGCCGAGGCGAGATTTCGCCGCCGCCGTCGGATTCCAGCCCGGAAACCTTAGAAACCCTAATGAAGGCCGACGGGAGGCTCGTGCTCCGATCAGAGCCCGCCGGCGAAGACCCAATAACCGCCGCAACGAAAGGAAAACCGAAATCGCCGTCAGTTCTTCTGCAATTACTCTCCTGCGGCTCCATTTCCTTCCGGGACTGCGGCGCCGGCCACGGGAAAGACCACGGGTTTTCTCTCATCTCCCACTACAAGGCGAGGCTGCCACGCGCCGCCGCGGGCGGCGGCAATCACGTGGATAAGGACGCGGAGAACGCTATGGTGGAGTTCCCGGTAAAATTAAAGCTAGAAGATAAAGAATACTTCAGTGGGAGCTTGATAGAGACAAAGAAGGAGGAATTTCCAGGCTTAAAGAGATCTTCGTCTTATAATGCTGAACG GAGCTCTAAACTGGAACTGACCCAACAGGAGATTGATGGTGTTAGGGCGAAATGCATCCCAAGAAAGCCAAAAACCCAAGTGGACACTAGCCAACATGGTAGCAAAAGGATGGCTCCCCAATCCTGA